GACATGCCGAGAGTCTCCACCTCCAGCTTTTCCCAGCCCCTGCTGCGGCCTTCGCTCCTGGTGATGCCTGCGTTGCTGTGGATCAGCTCGTGCAGGCCCGTGCCGTCATCCAGCAGTCCATCGAAAAAGCCCGTCAGGAGAAGAAGATCGGCTCCAACCTGGAAGCCACGGTTTCTCTCACTCTACCGGAGAAAGGTTTCGATCACTCCGTCTTTAGCGACCTCGGCACGCTTCAGGAGTTCTTCATCCTCAGCGAGCTGAAGATCACCCGTGGCACCGAACTGGCCGCCAGCGTCGGCGTCTGTAGCAATCCCAAATGCGCCCGCTGCTGGAAGCTGCTCCCCGATGTCGGCTCCGTCGCTGAGCATCCGACGCTGTGTGGTCGGTGTGCGGAGGCGGTTGCTTAAATGACTAAATGCCGGATATTTAGATCATGAAACAGGAGATTGAAGATGTCCGGGCGGGCTTGAAGTCCGTCTTCGATTTCCTTTCGGCCTCTGACTTGCATGATCAAGATAGAGCAGTATGGGGATCCGAATCTCGTCTCGATGTATTGTCTGCTGAAATTACAAGGTATATGCCTGAGTTAGCCGAGCTTTTAGCGAGGACTGGCAGAAATATCTTGAGCGGACAGATTCAGAAAACCACTTCTTCTGCTATTCAACAAGGAGTCACTGCCAACGCAGATCAAACCCCTCCGCTGGGAGCGCGCGCAATGATCGGTTTTGCCTTGAATGGCGGACGCACGCCACGCGCGACAGCCGACTGGATGAAGGAACTGCGCGAGGGAGACGCGGACTGACATGCCTTGGGTGATCGATACCTGCTTGCTTATCGACATCGCGGATGCCGATCCCCAGTTTGCCGTTGCCTCGGCCACGCTTCTGGATGCCAAACGGCCCGAAGGGTTGGTCATTTCACCTGTGACCTACGCAGAACTAGCTCCTGTTTTTGATGGGAATGTCGCTCGGCAGGAACTCTTTCTCTACCACCTGCAAGTCTCATGGTCCGAAGTCTGGACGCGAACAGAAACCCTGACGGCCCATGCAGCCTGGCATCGCTATGTTCAGGCTCGGCGGCAGCGCCGCATCAACAAGCGTCCCATGGCCGACATTCTCATCGGAGCCTTTGCTGAACGCTTCGACGGACTGCTCACACGCAATGAGAGCGACTTCCGCAGTGTGTTTCCCAGCATGCCAATCCTTGGCCTTAGAAATTGTTTCGCAGGTCGGCAAATCTCAACGGCTTCAATGCTTTCCACCTTTCGGCGGCAGCAGGTTAGGTGCCGCCAGCAACACAGTTACGAACTCGCGACAGGCCAATGCCCGGCTCACCAATTCGCCGCCGTGAGGCCACCGCCTTTCGCGCGTTGGAGGCCCCAGCTCATGAGGAGGCGACCATCATCCCAGATGTATTTGGTCTTCGTGCCGAGTTGGACCAGGATCACATCACGCCCACGGGAACTGGCGGTGGAGATGAGGCAGCGGCCACTGGCCACGGTGTAACCGGTCTTCATGCCATTGCATTCCGGCATATTGCCGAGCAGTTCATTCGTGCTTTTCAGCGTCACGGTGCTGCCGCTGTTCTTGCGGAAGGTGTAGTATTTCCGGCGCACCGCATCACGGATGATGGGGTTGCGATAAGCCGCCATGGCGACTCGGGCCATATCGCGTGCGGTGGAGTATTGGCCGCTGACGGTCAGGCCATGGGGGTTCTTGAAGTTTGAGTTCGTGCAGCCCAGGGAGCGCACCTTGGCATTCATTTTGGCAGCAAAGGCGCTGAGGCTCCCGGCGTTGTCACGGGCCAGGACATTGGCCACGTCATTGCAGCTCTTGATGAGGAAGGCATACAGCAGATGGCGACGGGTATAAACTTCCCCAGCACGCAGCCCCAGGCAGGTCGGTTCCACCTGGAGATCTGAGGCGAGCACTCTCACCGGCTTATCGAGATTTCCGGCATCCAGCACCACCAGCGCGGTCACCAGCTTTTGCGTGCTGGCCACCGCCCGCGCGGTCTCCGCATTTCGGGACGCCAGATGACGCCCTGTGTGCGCATCGATCAAGAGGTAGGATGATGCACGGATGGAGGGAGAATTCGACGCAATAAAAGCTGGCTCGGCTTCCACATCCCAGGTGGGCCGGGTATAGGCCACCGGTGTGATCGTGCCTGCAGTGCCTGCCGTGGTGGGATAGGCCGTCTGGACGTAACTGGTGGAACTGCTGAAATCACCGCCTGACCGCACTGCCGAACGCTGCGGCGCGGAACAGGAAGCTAAAACGATGGCGAGAAGACCTGTGGCCAGCCGGAAGGAGGTGCGTGAAAACAATGATGGCATGCTCAGTCAGAAGTAATTGGGGGTGTTAACGTCTGTGATCCGGCGCAAGTTCAATGCCGGGCCAAAAAATCTTCTGCAACTACGCGGACGGCGGCGGACTGTCAACCCTGGGAGGCCATCGGGGACGACAGTCTTGTTAGGCACTCTGCACGGTTTCTCCTGGCGAGACGTTGGAGAATGTGACTTTCATCTTGCTTGTCTCGCGGTTCTTCGCTCCGAATGAAGCATGGCACTGATCATCAATGGCGAAGAAATCGACGACGAAGTCATCGAGGGAGAATTCCGCAATGTGAAGGGACACTACGAGCGCATGCTCCAGGTCTCCTGCTGCGAGCGCGACCAGGAATTTCGGGGTTATGCCAAGGATAACATCATCTCCCGGGTGCTGCTCAATCAAGAGTCTCTCAAGCGCTTCCCAACCGTTTCGGAGGAGGATGTCACGGAACGGCTGAATCGTCTCATCGAGGAAGCGGGTGGCGAAGACCAGTTCTACATGAACATCGGCATGCCCTACAAAGATGAGGCGGTGGTGCGAGAGAATGTGCAAGGCGGTGTACGCCTGGATAAGATGCTGGGGGAGGTCTATGGCCCAGATCCCGACTACACTGAAGAGGAACTGAAGGCCGCCTATGACAAGGATCAGAAGCTCTACATGACCGAGGAACTGATCCAGGCCGCCCACATCACCAAAGGACTGCAAGGGGCTCAAAGCCGCACGGAAGTCTATCAACTGATGCGTGACCTGCGCCGCCAACTCCTGGCCGGGGCGGACTTTATGAAACTGGCGGAGGAAAACCGTGCCGATGAGCAGCAGCAGATCGATCTGGGGTGGTTCAAGCGCGGCGAGTTCATGGAGGAGTTCGAAGTCATTGCCTTCTCCATGAACGAGGGGGAAATCAGCCCCGTCTTCACCACTCAACTCGGCTATCATCTCTGCACCCTGCTCGGCCGCAAAGCTCCCGAGCCGATCCCTTTTGCCGCTGTGCGTGAGGCCGTGCGCCAGCGCCTGCTGGAGGCACACAAGGACGCCAAGTTCAACGAACTCATCGCCGAACTGAAGAAGACCGCTCAGGTCGAAGACACGGACCCCGATGAAGCGGAGTCGGCTGGGCATTGAGTGTAGGAGATGGACCTGGAGTA
This genomic window from Prosthecobacter debontii contains:
- a CDS encoding D-alanyl-D-alanine carboxypeptidase family protein, with translation MPSLFSRTSFRLATGLLAIVLASCSAPQRSAVRSGGDFSSSTSYVQTAYPTTAGTAGTITPVAYTRPTWDVEAEPAFIASNSPSIRASSYLLIDAHTGRHLASRNAETARAVASTQKLVTALVVLDAGNLDKPVRVLASDLQVEPTCLGLRAGEVYTRRHLLYAFLIKSCNDVANVLARDNAGSLSAFAAKMNAKVRSLGCTNSNFKNPHGLTVSGQYSTARDMARVAMAAYRNPIIRDAVRRKYYTFRKNSGSTVTLKSTNELLGNMPECNGMKTGYTVASGRCLISTASSRGRDVILVQLGTKTKYIWDDGRLLMSWGLQRAKGGGLTAANW
- a CDS encoding peptidylprolyl isomerase is translated as MALIINGEEIDDEVIEGEFRNVKGHYERMLQVSCCERDQEFRGYAKDNIISRVLLNQESLKRFPTVSEEDVTERLNRLIEEAGGEDQFYMNIGMPYKDEAVVRENVQGGVRLDKMLGEVYGPDPDYTEEELKAAYDKDQKLYMTEELIQAAHITKGLQGAQSRTEVYQLMRDLRRQLLAGADFMKLAEENRADEQQQIDLGWFKRGEFMEEFEVIAFSMNEGEISPVFTTQLGYHLCTLLGRKAPEPIPFAAVREAVRQRLLEAHKDAKFNELIAELKKTAQVEDTDPDEAESAGH